A window of Aerococcus urinae contains these coding sequences:
- a CDS encoding ATP-dependent Clp protease ATP-binding subunit: MKCQRCNQREAAIHMYANINGQRQAINLCQPCYAEIIRNQSQAGKSNNDNSSWGNLYELLRQMQDRGSNNSGQEPPHHPNDGQGNSLLANYGTNMTELARQGKYDPVIGRDQEINRVIEILNRRTKNNPVLIGEAGVGKTAVVEGLAQKIVAKEVPEKLQNKEVISLDVASLVQGTGVRGQFEEKMQALIKEVSSNQSIILFIDEIHEIVGAGTADNSSMDAGNILKPALARGEMQLVGATTLNEFRRIEKDGALARRLQPVQVDEPSVEEAITIIKGLADQYQKFHHVHFTDQALEATVTLSNRYIQDRQLPDKAIDLLDEAGSKKNLTIPFLDKEALEDQIQELEKLKEMATDAEDYEKAAYYRDQLKKYKDMAANNEAVVEQVPTITVEDIEKLVEAKTGIPVGQLQDQEQSNLLQLEDELKETIIGQDPAVEKVSAAIRRNRVGFHPGNKPIASFLFVGPTGVGKTELARQLAKQLFGSEEAMIRFDMSEYMEKHSVSKMIGSPPGYVGYDEAGQLTEQVRRQPYSLILLDEVEKAHPDVLNLFLQIMEDGRLTDAQGRTVSFKDTLIIMTSNAGTGNVEASVGFAASQQGKNQSVLDQLDNYFKPEFMNRFDGIIEFQPLTKEELIQIVDHMLTSMNKLLKGQKISIAIDDQVKEAIVELGYDPKLGARPLRRVIQEQIENQVADLYLKDPSISYVHFTVDDSGNIVVNESENSQAIEEADVD, from the coding sequence TTGAAATGCCAACGTTGTAACCAACGCGAAGCTGCCATTCATATGTATGCGAATATTAATGGACAAAGGCAGGCCATTAACCTTTGCCAACCCTGCTATGCAGAGATTATTCGCAACCAATCTCAAGCTGGAAAAAGTAATAATGACAATAGTTCATGGGGAAATCTCTATGAACTACTTAGACAAATGCAAGATAGAGGCTCCAATAATAGCGGCCAAGAACCCCCACACCATCCTAATGATGGTCAAGGAAATAGCTTATTAGCTAATTATGGAACCAACATGACAGAGTTAGCTCGCCAAGGCAAGTACGACCCGGTAATTGGCCGTGACCAAGAAATAAATCGGGTGATCGAAATTCTTAACCGTCGAACCAAAAATAATCCTGTCCTCATCGGAGAAGCCGGTGTTGGTAAGACGGCAGTTGTAGAAGGTTTAGCCCAAAAAATAGTAGCTAAAGAAGTTCCTGAAAAGCTACAAAATAAAGAAGTTATTAGTTTAGATGTGGCTTCTCTAGTCCAAGGGACTGGGGTTCGGGGCCAATTTGAAGAAAAAATGCAAGCCCTAATCAAAGAAGTCAGCTCAAATCAATCAATCATTCTATTTATTGATGAAATCCATGAAATCGTGGGGGCAGGAACAGCCGATAATTCATCAATGGATGCTGGCAATATCTTAAAACCTGCCTTGGCTCGGGGTGAAATGCAATTAGTCGGAGCAACAACCTTAAATGAATTCCGTCGTATCGAAAAAGATGGCGCTCTGGCTCGCCGCTTACAACCAGTTCAAGTGGATGAACCTTCGGTAGAAGAAGCCATCACTATTATCAAGGGCCTAGCCGACCAATACCAAAAATTCCACCATGTTCACTTTACTGACCAAGCCTTAGAAGCAACGGTTACCCTGTCTAATCGTTATATCCAAGACCGACAATTACCTGATAAGGCCATCGACCTACTTGATGAAGCGGGCTCCAAGAAAAACTTAACCATTCCCTTCTTGGATAAGGAGGCCTTAGAAGATCAGATTCAAGAATTAGAAAAATTAAAGGAAATGGCTACCGATGCTGAAGACTATGAGAAGGCAGCCTATTACCGCGACCAATTAAAGAAGTATAAGGATATGGCCGCTAATAATGAAGCTGTTGTTGAACAAGTCCCAACGATCACCGTCGAAGACATCGAAAAATTAGTGGAAGCTAAAACCGGTATCCCCGTTGGCCAGTTACAAGACCAAGAACAAAGCAATTTATTGCAACTTGAGGATGAACTCAAGGAGACAATTATCGGCCAAGATCCTGCTGTCGAAAAAGTATCAGCAGCAATCCGCCGTAACCGTGTGGGTTTCCACCCAGGTAATAAACCTATTGCTTCCTTCCTATTTGTGGGGCCAACAGGTGTCGGCAAGACAGAATTAGCCCGTCAGCTTGCTAAGCAACTCTTTGGTAGTGAAGAAGCCATGATCCGCTTTGACATGTCTGAATACATGGAAAAACACAGTGTCTCTAAGATGATCGGTTCACCACCCGGCTATGTCGGCTATGACGAAGCTGGCCAATTAACTGAGCAAGTCAGACGGCAACCTTATTCCCTCATTCTCTTAGATGAAGTGGAGAAGGCCCACCCTGATGTTCTCAACCTCTTCCTACAAATCATGGAAGACGGTCGACTTACTGATGCACAAGGTCGGACGGTTTCCTTTAAAGATACCCTTATCATCATGACTTCCAATGCCGGAACAGGTAACGTTGAAGCTAGCGTCGGTTTTGCCGCTAGTCAACAAGGAAAAAACCAATCTGTCTTGGACCAATTGGATAATTACTTTAAACCTGAATTCATGAACCGTTTTGACGGCATCATCGAATTCCAACCGCTGACCAAGGAAGAATTAATTCAAATTGTCGACCACATGCTCACCAGCATGAACAAGTTACTCAAGGGACAAAAAATCAGCATTGCCATTGACGACCAAGTGAAAGAAGCTATTGTTGAACTAGGCTATGACCCCAAACTGGGTGCCCGCCCATTAAGACGGGTCATCCAAGAACAAATTGAAAACCAAGTTGCGGACCTATACTTAAAGGACCCAAGTATTTCCTATGTCCACTTTACCGTGGATGATTCTGGCAACATTGTTGTTAATGAAAGTGAAAATAGTCAGGCCATTGAAGAAGCAGACGTCGATTGA
- a CDS encoding homoserine dehydrogenase: protein MVSKKIAILGLGTVGQGVFRVLRDHQAKITSQLHHALEVKKIFVRSPEKVTEEFSSQAEIVTDYQEIIADPDIDIVVEVMGGIDFAKQCIEGALQAGKAVVTANKDLICEHGASLSQLAEAKELDLRFEAAVAGGIPILNTLRNSFAGDEVTEILGILNGTSNFIISEMTENGSSYQEALAKAQKLGFAEADPSADVDGLDAGRKAVILAKMGFGISLNLDDVMIKGISDLNAVDIEVARNLGYVIKSLAVLNRQGENFACEVQSFLLENSHPLAMVKQEMNAVYTKSKAGGEMMFYGPGAGELPTGVAVVSDIIQVAKNQENDDYQVFANYRLDEKVHLSAQANYPYYYRLAIQDQSQGLKTLLDLLNQEGISINHLGNYQEGMLYILTSPGSYSSHQAIAKQLDSAQGVKLLASYPIFKEEKED from the coding sequence ATGGTAAGTAAGAAGATAGCTATTTTAGGTTTAGGAACAGTTGGTCAGGGTGTATTCCGCGTTTTGCGCGATCATCAGGCCAAAATTACCAGCCAACTCCACCATGCCCTTGAAGTAAAAAAGATCTTTGTCAGAAGCCCCGAAAAAGTCACCGAAGAATTTTCTAGTCAGGCTGAAATTGTTACTGATTATCAAGAGATTATTGCTGACCCTGACATTGATATTGTGGTTGAAGTCATGGGAGGCATTGATTTTGCCAAGCAATGTATTGAAGGTGCTCTTCAAGCAGGCAAAGCGGTTGTCACTGCCAATAAGGACCTTATTTGTGAACATGGTGCTTCTTTAAGTCAACTGGCTGAAGCTAAAGAACTTGACTTACGCTTCGAGGCGGCGGTCGCTGGTGGCATCCCTATCTTAAACACCTTACGCAATAGTTTTGCTGGCGATGAAGTCACTGAAATATTAGGGATTCTAAACGGAACCTCTAACTTTATTATTAGCGAAATGACCGAAAATGGTTCTAGCTACCAAGAAGCCTTAGCTAAAGCTCAGAAACTCGGTTTTGCTGAAGCTGATCCAAGTGCAGATGTGGATGGCCTTGATGCGGGGCGTAAGGCGGTTATCCTCGCCAAAATGGGCTTTGGGATTAGTCTTAATTTAGATGACGTGATGATCAAAGGAATTAGTGATTTAAATGCGGTAGATATTGAGGTTGCTAGAAATTTAGGTTATGTGATTAAATCCTTGGCAGTCCTCAACCGACAAGGAGAGAATTTTGCTTGTGAAGTGCAAAGTTTTTTACTTGAAAACTCACACCCACTAGCTATGGTTAAACAGGAAATGAATGCCGTTTATACCAAGAGTAAGGCTGGGGGAGAAATGATGTTTTACGGCCCTGGAGCCGGCGAGTTGCCGACAGGGGTTGCTGTTGTGAGTGATATCATCCAAGTCGCTAAGAACCAGGAAAATGATGACTACCAAGTCTTTGCCAATTATCGTTTAGATGAAAAGGTCCACTTGTCTGCTCAAGCCAACTATCCTTATTATTATCGTTTAGCCATCCAGGACCAGAGTCAAGGCCTAAAGACCCTGCTCGATCTTCTCAACCAAGAAGGGATCTCTATCAACCACTTGGGTAATTACCAAGAGGGAATGCTGTATATTTTAACCAGTCCAGGAAGCTATTCTTCTCATCAAGCAATTGCAAAGCAGCTTGACAGCGCTCAAGGAGTGAAATTATTGGCTTCCTATCCTATTTTTAAAGAAGAAAAGGAGGACTAA
- a CDS encoding Mur ligase family protein, with product MKKTLREICRLLDERGQLKSPRLKSQASVQNLSYNSKAVSEGTLFFCKGAHFKPAYLEQAQALGAIAYVSEQDYGLDLPLIQVEDIRLAMPIIADFFYQAPYQAFHLTGITGTKGKTTTTFYLTKILDLYQKSLGKEPTAYLSSSSYYDGVDQGESHLTTPESLELFYRFNHVRESAIDFMTMEVSSQALKYHRVAEVPFEVGAFLNISTDHISPSEHPNFEDYFMSKLKLFDQSQLAVINLDADHIDRIYQRASDSKTVKEIVTVSTKDEQADYLAKNIVSGSDQQHFVLHAPDFEGEIRMKMLGRFNVENALVAIAIARYYQVPYETIKKALQEAQTEGRMEVYHSTDKRIHAIVDFAHNKLSLEKLFEASRQMYPKAHSIVVFGSAGDKAISRRKDLGEIAAQYADEIILTMDDPGTESVEKICQEINQPIQAAKRQAKIIPNRPQAIDYAFQQASAYDGEVVVLIAGKGDEDTMKINGVDQAYPTDRYYVKQALEEIPKH from the coding sequence ATGAAAAAGACATTAAGGGAGATATGTCGCCTACTTGACGAACGAGGACAATTAAAGAGTCCGCGGCTAAAGAGCCAGGCGTCAGTCCAAAACTTAAGTTACAATTCTAAGGCGGTTTCTGAAGGAACATTATTCTTCTGCAAGGGAGCGCATTTTAAGCCTGCTTATTTAGAACAAGCCCAAGCTTTAGGAGCCATTGCCTATGTGAGTGAGCAGGACTATGGCCTGGATCTCCCCCTTATACAAGTGGAAGATATTCGTTTAGCCATGCCCATTATTGCGGATTTCTTTTACCAAGCCCCTTACCAAGCCTTTCACCTAACTGGGATTACGGGAACTAAGGGGAAGACAACGACTACCTTCTATTTAACTAAGATTCTTGATTTGTATCAGAAAAGCTTAGGAAAGGAGCCAACTGCCTATCTGTCTTCCTCAAGTTATTATGATGGAGTTGACCAAGGAGAATCCCACTTAACCACGCCCGAGTCCCTTGAACTTTTCTATCGCTTTAACCATGTCCGCGAGTCAGCAATCGACTTTATGACTATGGAAGTTTCCAGTCAGGCTCTCAAGTATCACCGGGTAGCAGAAGTTCCCTTTGAAGTCGGAGCTTTTCTGAATATTTCCACGGACCATATTTCACCAAGCGAGCATCCCAATTTCGAAGATTACTTCATGAGTAAGCTTAAGCTTTTTGATCAAAGTCAGTTGGCGGTGATTAACTTAGACGCTGACCATATCGATCGAATTTATCAAAGAGCAAGCGATTCGAAAACGGTCAAGGAAATTGTGACGGTTTCGACTAAGGATGAACAGGCCGATTATCTAGCTAAAAACATTGTGTCTGGGTCTGATCAACAACACTTTGTTTTACATGCTCCTGACTTTGAAGGAGAAATCCGGATGAAGATGCTGGGGCGGTTTAATGTAGAAAACGCCCTAGTCGCTATTGCGATTGCCCGCTACTACCAGGTTCCTTATGAAACCATAAAAAAAGCCTTACAAGAAGCACAAACTGAAGGTCGGATGGAAGTCTATCATTCTACGGATAAACGCATCCATGCTATCGTTGACTTCGCCCACAATAAATTGAGCCTAGAAAAACTTTTTGAAGCCAGCCGACAAATGTATCCTAAGGCCCATAGCATTGTGGTCTTTGGCTCTGCAGGGGACAAAGCAATTTCTAGACGCAAGGATTTAGGGGAAATCGCCGCCCAATATGCGGATGAAATTATTCTCACCATGGATGACCCGGGGACTGAATCAGTGGAAAAAATATGCCAAGAAATCAACCAACCCATTCAAGCGGCTAAGCGCCAGGCGAAAATTATCCCTAATCGTCCCCAAGCGATTGACTATGCTTTTCAACAAGCTTCTGCTTATGATGGAGAGGTCGTGGTCTTGATTGCTGGTAAGGGGGATGAAGATACCATGAAAATTAATGGTGTCGACCAAGCTTACCCAACCGATCGCTATTATGTGAAGCAGGCTTTAGAAGAAATACCCAAGCATTAG
- the guaB gene encoding IMP dehydrogenase: MNQWENKFVKEGLTFDDVLLIPQASDIVPDQVNVSVQLADNIRLNVPILSASMDTVTESEMAIALARSGGMGVIHKNMTIDDQAGEVRKVKRSESGVITNPFYLYPDSTVREAEELMSLYHISGVPIVESQSSHKLVGIITNRDKRFVTDSSRKIADYMTKDNLVTAPVGTSLEAAEEILQSHRIEKLPLVDEAGNLSGLITFKDLANVRNYPDAAKDDSGRLLCAAAVGVTSDTFRRVQALAEAEVDAIVIDTAHGHSQGVLNKIKEVRQSYPHLTIIAGNVATGEGTRALFEAGVDVVKVGIGPGSICTTRVVAGVGMPQLTAIYDAAQVANEFGKTIIADGGIKYSGDIVKALAAGGHAVMLGSMLAGTDEAPGEMEIYQGRRFKTYRGMGSMAAMKKGSADRYFQGEVNEANKLVPEGIEGRVSYKGPVSAIVYQMVGGLRSGMGYCGAHNVEDLRQNGQFVRISSAGLVESHPHDVQITKEAPNYSRG, encoded by the coding sequence ATGAATCAATGGGAAAATAAATTTGTTAAAGAAGGACTAACATTTGATGACGTATTACTGATACCCCAAGCGAGTGATATTGTTCCTGACCAGGTCAATGTCAGTGTTCAATTAGCTGATAATATACGTTTAAACGTTCCGATACTCTCGGCAAGTATGGATACTGTAACTGAGTCAGAAATGGCCATCGCCTTGGCACGTTCAGGCGGTATGGGAGTTATCCATAAAAATATGACCATTGATGACCAAGCGGGTGAGGTTAGAAAGGTTAAACGCTCAGAAAGTGGTGTGATTACTAATCCCTTTTATCTTTATCCTGATAGTACTGTCAGAGAAGCAGAAGAATTAATGAGTCTTTACCACATTTCTGGTGTTCCCATTGTGGAAAGCCAAAGCTCCCATAAGCTAGTGGGGATTATTACTAACCGCGATAAACGTTTTGTTACTGATAGCTCGCGAAAAATTGCTGACTACATGACTAAGGATAATTTAGTCACTGCTCCTGTCGGTACCAGTTTAGAAGCGGCTGAAGAAATTTTACAAAGTCACCGGATTGAAAAGCTCCCCCTCGTCGATGAAGCGGGAAATCTGTCCGGCTTAATTACTTTTAAGGATTTAGCTAATGTCAGAAATTACCCCGACGCAGCTAAGGATGACAGTGGCCGTTTATTGTGTGCTGCAGCTGTGGGAGTGACTTCTGATACCTTCCGTCGGGTTCAAGCTTTAGCTGAAGCAGAAGTTGATGCTATTGTGATTGATACGGCTCATGGTCACTCTCAAGGCGTTTTGAATAAAATCAAGGAAGTCCGTCAATCCTATCCACATCTCACCATTATTGCTGGTAATGTGGCGACTGGTGAGGGAACGAGAGCGCTTTTTGAAGCAGGCGTGGACGTGGTTAAAGTAGGTATTGGACCGGGTTCTATTTGTACTACCCGGGTGGTTGCTGGAGTCGGAATGCCCCAACTAACTGCCATTTACGATGCAGCTCAAGTGGCTAATGAATTTGGTAAAACCATTATTGCCGATGGAGGTATCAAGTATTCTGGGGACATCGTGAAAGCCCTGGCAGCTGGTGGCCACGCAGTGATGCTAGGTTCCATGTTAGCGGGTACTGATGAAGCTCCTGGTGAAATGGAAATTTATCAAGGCAGACGCTTCAAGACATACCGTGGCATGGGGAGTATGGCTGCCATGAAAAAAGGGTCGGCCGACCGTTACTTCCAAGGTGAAGTGAATGAAGCCAATAAATTGGTGCCCGAAGGCATAGAAGGCCGGGTTTCCTATAAAGGGCCTGTTAGTGCTATCGTTTATCAAATGGTGGGTGGCTTACGGTCAGGAATGGGCTATTGCGGTGCCCACAATGTGGAAGACTTACGTCAAAATGGTCAATTTGTCCGCATCAGTTCGGCTGGACTCGTGGAATCTCATCCCCATGATGTTCAAATCACTAAGGAAGCCCCTAACTATTCACGCGGTTAA
- the ptsP gene encoding phosphoenolpyruvate--protein phosphotransferase, translating into MEKLKGIGASDGYAIAKAFLLEQPDLSFEEGKVEDADAEIERLTKAIDDSRIEIAKIKVIAQERLSEEEAGVFDAHLQMLDDPEMIATYQQKIKDENLDAQTAVRQTADGFIAIFKAMEDNPYMQERAADIKDVTDRLIAHLIGAKIPNLSLIDDDAIVIAPDLTPSDTAQLNKYVKGFVTDIGGRTSHSAIMARSLEVAAVVGTTSASEAVSDGDLVIVDGFEGEVLINPDQATVDSYKDKAKAYQKQKLEWESLKDADSLTKDGKQFEIVANIGSPKDLPGVHENGAEGVGLYRTEFLYMDSDHFPTEEEQFEAYKEVLESLNGKNVVIRTMDIGGDKKLPYLPLPEELNPFLGYRAIRICLRETDMFRTQLRALLRASAYGKLSIMFPMVATLEEWRQAKALYEEERQKLIDEGVKVADNIQVGIMIEIPAAAVLADQFAKEVDFFSIGTNDLIQYTMAADRMNNNISYLYQPYNPAVLRLINYVIQASHKEGKWTGMCGEVAGDQTAIPLLVGMGLDEFSMSATSILKSRSLMARLDSKECEELAHKAMNEKTSSEEVAEMVHDYVSKLD; encoded by the coding sequence ATGGAAAAGTTGAAAGGAATTGGGGCTAGTGATGGTTACGCCATTGCTAAGGCCTTTCTTTTGGAACAACCTGACTTATCCTTTGAAGAAGGAAAAGTAGAAGATGCTGATGCGGAAATTGAACGCTTAACTAAGGCTATTGATGATAGTCGTATTGAGATTGCTAAGATTAAAGTGATTGCTCAAGAACGTCTATCTGAAGAAGAAGCAGGCGTTTTTGATGCGCATTTACAAATGCTAGATGACCCAGAAATGATCGCGACTTACCAACAAAAAATCAAAGATGAAAATCTTGATGCTCAAACTGCTGTGCGCCAAACGGCTGATGGCTTTATTGCTATCTTCAAGGCCATGGAAGATAATCCTTATATGCAAGAACGTGCAGCGGATATTAAAGATGTTACCGATCGCCTTATCGCGCATTTAATTGGTGCAAAAATTCCTAACTTGAGTTTAATTGATGATGATGCAATTGTTATTGCTCCTGATTTAACTCCGAGTGATACGGCACAATTAAACAAATATGTTAAAGGATTTGTTACTGATATTGGAGGACGGACATCCCACTCAGCAATTATGGCTCGTAGCTTAGAAGTTGCTGCTGTTGTTGGGACCACTTCTGCTTCTGAAGCGGTTAGTGATGGTGACTTAGTCATCGTCGACGGTTTTGAAGGGGAAGTTTTAATTAATCCAGACCAAGCCACTGTTGATAGCTATAAGGACAAAGCTAAGGCTTATCAAAAACAAAAACTTGAATGGGAAAGCTTAAAAGATGCGGATTCTCTAACTAAAGATGGTAAACAGTTTGAAATTGTTGCCAATATCGGTTCACCAAAAGACTTACCTGGTGTCCATGAAAATGGGGCTGAAGGTGTGGGACTTTATCGGACAGAGTTCCTCTATATGGATTCAGACCACTTCCCAACTGAAGAAGAACAATTTGAAGCTTATAAGGAAGTTTTAGAATCTCTTAATGGTAAGAATGTGGTTATCCGGACTATGGATATTGGTGGGGATAAGAAACTCCCTTATTTACCCTTACCAGAAGAGTTGAATCCTTTCTTGGGCTACCGTGCTATCCGGATTTGCTTAAGAGAAACGGATATGTTCCGGACCCAATTACGGGCACTCCTACGTGCTTCTGCTTATGGGAAATTAAGTATTATGTTCCCAATGGTAGCTACCTTAGAAGAATGGCGTCAAGCTAAAGCCTTATATGAGGAAGAACGTCAAAAATTAATTGACGAAGGCGTTAAAGTTGCTGACAATATTCAAGTGGGGATTATGATCGAAATTCCAGCAGCAGCTGTTTTAGCTGATCAATTTGCCAAAGAAGTTGACTTCTTTAGTATTGGAACCAACGACTTGATCCAATACACCATGGCTGCTGACCGGATGAATAATAATATCTCTTACCTCTACCAACCCTATAATCCAGCCGTTCTACGCCTGATTAACTATGTGATTCAAGCTAGTCACAAAGAAGGTAAATGGACCGGTATGTGTGGGGAAGTAGCTGGTGACCAAACTGCTATCCCACTCCTTGTTGGTATGGGCTTAGATGAATTCTCTATGAGCGCAACTTCAATTCTTAAATCGCGTTCCTTAATGGCTCGCTTAGATTCTAAGGAATGTGAAGAATTAGCTCACAAAGCCATGAATGAAAAGACCAGTTCAGAAGAAGTGGCCGAAATGGTTCATGACTATGTCTCTAAGTTAGACTAA
- the thrB gene encoding homoserine kinase — protein sequence MQRVIVPATSANLGPGFDSVGVAVDLYLRVDIIGPSQEWEIRHNLGDDVPTDENNLLIKTILDLAPQTPPQQLYMHSQIPITRGLGSSSSAIVAAIEIVDYLNQFQWSLSHKINLANKIEGHPDNIAPCLAGGLVIGVAISSEEVIWSKEVFPNTRLIATVPHYHLSTKKAREVLPDRLSYADAVRANGMGNVLVSKLMEGNLDDAGRLMEQDYFHEPYRKSLVPELEQVRQLLKGVPGVYGSYLSGAGPTVMTMVQASHSQEVKDLLEASLEEVSLYDLAIDDKGSRFEDVKTLDEFE from the coding sequence ATGCAGCGTGTTATAGTTCCTGCCACTTCAGCCAATTTAGGCCCAGGTTTTGACTCGGTCGGAGTGGCTGTCGACTTGTATTTAAGAGTAGATATCATTGGCCCTAGTCAAGAATGGGAGATTAGACATAACCTGGGGGATGATGTCCCGACTGATGAGAATAACCTATTGATAAAAACCATTCTCGATCTTGCCCCCCAAACACCGCCCCAACAATTATATATGCATAGTCAGATTCCCATCACCCGTGGCCTAGGGAGCAGTTCCAGTGCCATTGTTGCTGCTATTGAAATTGTTGATTATCTCAATCAATTCCAGTGGTCACTTAGCCACAAAATCAATTTAGCCAATAAAATCGAAGGACATCCAGATAATATTGCTCCTTGTTTAGCAGGCGGACTAGTGATTGGAGTAGCGATCAGTTCGGAAGAAGTGATTTGGTCTAAGGAAGTCTTTCCTAATACTCGCCTAATCGCAACCGTTCCTCATTATCATCTGTCGACCAAAAAAGCTCGCGAAGTCCTACCCGACCGCCTGTCATACGCTGATGCTGTTCGGGCCAATGGAATGGGAAATGTTCTCGTTTCCAAGTTAATGGAAGGCAATCTGGATGATGCGGGCCGATTAATGGAACAGGATTATTTCCACGAGCCTTATCGCAAGAGCTTAGTACCTGAATTAGAACAAGTACGTCAACTTTTAAAAGGTGTTCCTGGAGTTTATGGTAGCTATCTTAGTGGAGCTGGGCCTACTGTCATGACCATGGTTCAGGCTTCCCATAGCCAAGAAGTTAAGGACCTGCTGGAGGCTAGCCTTGAAGAGGTCAGCCTCTATGACCTTGCTATTGATGATAAGGGGAGTCGCTTTGAAGATGTGAAAACCCTAGATGAGTTTGAATAA
- a CDS encoding glycosyltransferase encodes MKIGFFTDTYFPQTSGVASSIQTLREELTKAGHQVYIFTTTDPKVKEDQAEEGIFRYESIPFLFFKERRVAVTTLRPIYKKAKELDLDIIHTHTEFTMGIFGVMVAHRLRLPIVHTYHTWYENYLHYILNGHLVPKAAVKSYTRYFCQLANTVIAPSQMIRQVLQEYGVERPIEVIPSGVRFSKQLAETDRQQLKDELGLEDDQLVLITVNRIAQEKNLDSLIQQMAKLLELIPQARLLIVGDGPEKDHLMALSQELKINHAVIFTGMVPHEEINGYYQIADIYVNLSVTETQGITFIEAIGNHLPIVAMKNDYLLNLNRTAPIGKLLDQVDQFSQAVLTLAESTSENCQAFKHLEQEISAQTFYERVHALYTSLIRKQESQMEDDDTSFFEKISENIWPFQ; translated from the coding sequence ATGAAGATCGGCTTTTTTACGGATACTTATTTTCCACAAACTAGTGGGGTGGCTAGCTCAATTCAGACCTTAAGAGAAGAATTGACCAAGGCCGGCCACCAAGTTTATATTTTCACCACCACAGATCCTAAGGTAAAAGAGGATCAAGCGGAAGAAGGAATATTTAGGTACGAATCCATTCCCTTTCTCTTTTTTAAAGAACGTCGGGTGGCAGTGACGACTTTGCGACCGATTTATAAAAAGGCCAAAGAACTAGACTTAGACATTATCCATACCCATACCGAATTTACCATGGGAATTTTTGGCGTCATGGTAGCCCACCGTTTGCGCTTACCAATTGTGCATACTTATCACACCTGGTATGAAAATTACCTGCATTATATCTTAAATGGTCACTTAGTGCCTAAGGCGGCGGTTAAGTCCTATACCCGTTATTTTTGTCAATTAGCCAATACGGTTATTGCCCCTAGCCAAATGATCCGCCAAGTTTTACAGGAATACGGTGTTGAGCGCCCGATTGAAGTTATTCCGTCCGGTGTCCGTTTCTCAAAGCAGCTAGCAGAGACAGACCGCCAACAATTGAAGGATGAGCTGGGGCTTGAGGATGACCAGCTGGTTCTTATCACGGTTAACCGAATTGCCCAAGAAAAGAATTTAGACAGCTTAATTCAGCAGATGGCTAAGCTTCTGGAACTTATCCCCCAGGCTCGGCTCTTGATAGTCGGTGATGGGCCGGAAAAAGACCACCTAATGGCCCTTAGCCAAGAACTTAAGATAAATCATGCAGTTATTTTTACTGGGATGGTTCCCCATGAAGAAATTAACGGCTATTATCAAATCGCTGATATTTATGTGAATTTATCCGTGACTGAGACCCAGGGAATTACCTTTATCGAGGCCATTGGCAATCATCTGCCTATCGTGGCTATGAAGAATGACTATTTACTTAACTTAAATCGGACAGCTCCGATTGGTAAATTACTCGACCAGGTTGACCAGTTCAGCCAGGCGGTGCTTACCTTAGCAGAGTCAACTTCTGAAAATTGTCAAGCCTTTAAGCATTTAGAGCAGGAAATTTCTGCCCAGACTTTTTATGAACGGGTCCATGCCTTGTATACTTCTTTAATAAGAAAGCAAGAAAGTCAGATGGAAGATGATGATACTAGCTTTTTTGAGAAAATTTCCGAAAATATCTGGCCCTTTCAATAA
- a CDS encoding phosphocarrier protein HPr codes for MKTQDFNITAETGIHARPATLLVQTASKFKSDINLEYKGKSVNLKSIMGVMSLGVGQGADVTISVEGEDEEEAMAAIQETMKSEGLSE; via the coding sequence ATGAAAACTCAAGACTTTAATATTACTGCAGAAACTGGTATCCATGCTCGTCCAGCAACCTTACTTGTGCAAACTGCAAGCAAATTTAAATCTGATATTAACTTAGAATATAAAGGTAAATCTGTTAACTTGAAATCCATCATGGGTGTAATGTCCTTAGGAGTAGGCCAAGGTGCAGATGTAACCATCTCTGTTGAAGGTGAAGATGAAGAAGAAGCAATGGCAGCTATCCAAGAAACCATGAAAAGTGAAGGGTTGTCAGAATAA
- a CDS encoding YkuJ family protein: MQASQLKAIISRLEAMLEEGSDIEVRRFEKEGEERCMVRYDRESESFLLIEHGVDQTFQFDDIDLAAMEIYDLIQ; the protein is encoded by the coding sequence ATGCAAGCTTCACAACTAAAAGCGATTATTTCTCGACTTGAGGCCATGCTTGAAGAGGGATCAGATATTGAAGTGAGACGATTTGAAAAAGAGGGCGAGGAACGATGCATGGTGCGCTATGATCGTGAAAGTGAAAGCTTTCTATTAATCGAGCATGGGGTAGATCAAACTTTTCAATTTGATGATATCGACCTAGCCGCTATGGAGATTTATGACCTCATTCAATAA